One stretch of Rosistilla oblonga DNA includes these proteins:
- a CDS encoding DUF2238 domain-containing protein, whose product MIRPTSQRRLRIIGLIVTAAAIPLSFVAAPYPNELVLQHIPTAVGIGLLTVAVVRYHPSRSSYICCLTFLWLHIIGARWIYSFVPYDDAVKMFTGHTISETFGWQRNHYDRLVHFASGALGMAPISHLLQSWCRIAPAAAAILAMACVLAIGAAYEILEWQIAMLFSPEMAESYNGQQGDIWDAQKDLALAWLGAVVVIPMIYRWNPTSQDLR is encoded by the coding sequence CCGGATCATTGGGCTGATCGTCACCGCGGCGGCGATTCCGTTGTCGTTTGTCGCCGCACCTTATCCCAACGAACTCGTGCTACAGCATATCCCGACAGCGGTTGGAATCGGGCTGCTGACGGTTGCCGTCGTCCGTTATCACCCGTCGCGAAGTTCGTACATCTGCTGCCTGACGTTCCTTTGGCTGCATATCATCGGGGCTCGATGGATCTACTCGTTTGTCCCATACGACGATGCAGTGAAGATGTTTACCGGGCATACGATCTCGGAGACATTCGGCTGGCAACGCAACCACTACGACCGCCTGGTCCACTTCGCTTCGGGTGCACTTGGGATGGCCCCCATCTCACATCTTCTTCAGTCGTGGTGTCGCATCGCACCCGCGGCAGCAGCGATCCTGGCGATGGCGTGCGTCCTTGCCATCGGAGCCGCCTATGAGATTCTCGAGTGGCAGATCGCGATGCTCTTCTCACCCGAGATGGCCGAATCGTACAACGGGCAACAGGGAGACATTTGGGATGCACAAAAAGACTTGGCCCTGGCGTGGCTCGGTGCCGTCGTCGTGATTCCAATGATCTATCGCTGGAATCCAACTTCACAAGATCTGCGGTAA
- a CDS encoding helix-turn-helix domain-containing protein, producing MANQFVPLEEAAQLLGISTEQLVTMRSDGEVRAFKDGSSWKFPQSEIDRLLAEQQDDGDSTQLFGGGMPDEPLSDAELSLDSGLSGTSDQEPAGESEIQELGSSAGSDEDLLLANDASNDTNAAAAEQIAAEDAAASSDESIQLSSGSASELDELSIADSGDDLIGGPEGDSDVDLSLDLGLAEDDPSDAMNIDLSLSEKALSDPSDIDLSLSEKALSDPSDIDLSLSEKALSDPSDIDLSLPDPATGGSDQELSGADISDLGSGLNLAEGSDLLGGSGPGSSGSGSESVLSDDDDDDDLVISDDDELVLDSAGSDISVVGGSGINLMTPSDSGLSLESEPLDLAGSSISAIDLSSELSDPASGSGSGRGPGSSGSLVDFKADEEFQLSPGGIGLEADDDSASQVIEIEDSQSFGDAMELGGAEMLSGEGEAAGWDQADGSLGEDVQDIEAAEVDEVSIDENAVVPGDASVAANAGAAAYEVPFSIWNVMSLAGILMMLLAGGVISADLMRNLWTDSVQSADVSSLTSAILKAMGMDA from the coding sequence ATGGCCAACCAATTCGTCCCGCTCGAAGAAGCTGCACAACTACTTGGAATTTCAACCGAGCAGCTTGTGACGATGCGCTCCGACGGCGAGGTTCGTGCGTTTAAGGATGGCTCGAGCTGGAAATTTCCTCAGTCGGAGATCGACCGGTTGCTAGCCGAACAGCAGGACGACGGCGACTCCACACAACTGTTTGGCGGCGGCATGCCAGACGAACCTCTATCCGACGCGGAACTGAGCCTCGACAGCGGCCTGTCGGGGACCAGTGATCAAGAACCGGCGGGGGAGAGCGAAATCCAAGAGCTTGGATCGTCGGCAGGCAGCGATGAAGACTTGCTTTTGGCTAACGATGCTTCCAACGACACCAATGCCGCTGCGGCCGAACAGATCGCGGCGGAAGATGCTGCAGCCTCCAGCGACGAATCGATTCAACTGAGCAGCGGTTCGGCGAGCGAGCTGGACGAGTTAAGCATTGCCGATTCGGGAGACGACCTGATCGGCGGTCCTGAAGGAGACAGCGATGTCGATTTGAGCTTAGACCTGGGACTTGCCGAAGACGATCCGTCGGACGCGATGAACATCGACCTCTCGCTTTCCGAAAAAGCACTCAGCGATCCCAGCGACATCGATCTCTCGCTTTCCGAAAAAGCGCTCAGCGATCCCAGCGACATCGATCTCTCGCTTTCCGAAAAAGCACTCAGCGATCCCAGTGACATCGACCTCTCGCTACCCGACCCCGCAACCGGCGGTAGCGACCAGGAACTCTCCGGAGCCGACATCAGCGATCTTGGCAGCGGCTTGAACCTCGCCGAAGGGTCGGACCTGTTGGGCGGATCCGGTCCGGGATCGTCAGGTTCAGGATCGGAATCGGTCTTGAGCGACGACGATGATGACGACGATCTGGTGATCAGCGATGACGATGAATTGGTGCTCGACAGCGCCGGCAGCGACATCTCGGTCGTAGGTGGCAGCGGCATCAACCTGATGACGCCATCGGACAGCGGACTGTCGCTGGAGAGCGAACCGCTGGACCTCGCCGGCTCCAGCATCTCGGCGATCGATCTATCGAGCGAACTGTCGGATCCCGCATCCGGGTCGGGCTCCGGACGTGGCCCTGGTAGCAGCGGGTCGCTGGTCGATTTCAAAGCCGACGAAGAATTCCAACTCTCCCCAGGCGGGATCGGTCTGGAAGCCGATGACGATAGTGCGTCGCAAGTTATCGAGATCGAAGACTCCCAGTCGTTCGGCGACGCGATGGAGCTTGGTGGAGCGGAGATGCTCTCGGGCGAAGGCGAAGCAGCCGGCTGGGATCAAGCCGACGGAAGCCTGGGCGAAGACGTCCAGGACATCGAAGCAGCGGAAGTCGACGAGGTCTCGATCGACGAAAACGCGGTCGTCCCCGGCGACGCCTCCGTCGCAGCAAACGCTGGCGCCGCAGCTTATGAAGTCCCCTTCTCGATTTGGAACGTGATGTCGCTGGCTGGTATCCTGATGATGCTCTTAGCCGGCGGAGTCATCTCAGCCGACTTGATGCGGAACCTGTGGACCGACAGCGTCCAATCTGCCGACGTCAGTTCGCTGACCTCGGCGATTCTCAAAGCGATGGGAATGGATGCCTAA
- a CDS encoding DUF1549 domain-containing protein produces MLVAPPLRRMIRRMVLTLATFGLLSPLLAEQPPQTPIAQPSFVRDIEPILRTQCQGCHQPAKPQGDYEMTAFDALLAGGESGSAAIVPGKPEESSLIELITPADGVAEMPRGGKPLHEVEIEKIRNWIAAGAVNDSPPASGPIYSADNPPVYSKPPVVPSIDFSPDGSLLAIAGFHEVLLLETADFTQVGRLIGLSERIESVRFSPDGTRLAVAGGLPSRLGEIQVWDVEKRTLLLSRPATFDTVYGVSWSPDGKLIAFGGADTIVRAIDAQTGEQQLFQGAHDDWVRATAFSNDGKHLVSVGRDMTCKLIEVETERFVDNITSITPGALSGGVNSVVMHPSRDEIFVGGADGIAKVYRIFRQTARKIGDDANLLKKLPAMKGRIFSVDISADGTLLAAAATLDGHSEVRIFKYVPEAKFPAAIKAIQAKRITQRSAEEKKKLEDYVSSSIDQVAQVEIPETAVYAIDFSAQGLLAVAGADGLIRLLNPEDGSIAKTFAAVPLSEAASPAAIAAGSPMAWAESRSKKLPAGKPESIPADAKLTGLVASPEKIQLTGPFAYVQLMVQAELANGERVDVTRIADMTLTDPLATLSPGGLLRGSAAGEAELIVRLQDQELRIPVAVADLDSAAPIDFVRDVGPVMSRLGCNQGTCHGAQDGKNGFKLSLRGYDPLFDIRALTDDLAARRVNIASPESSLMLMKTLGLAPHEGGVLVNEGEPYHEIMRRWIAEGARLNLESARVAKIDILPQNPVVQQIGSRQQIRVVATYTDGATRDVTQEAFIESSNTEVATRDITGLMTAVRRGEAAILARFEGAYAATTLTVMGNRDDFVWEQPETWGRIDELVAEKWQRMKIQPSGLCSDEEFVRRIHLDLTGLPPTADQVLAFTGSELPSREKRQQLVDQLIGNDDFVEYWSNKWADLLQVNRKFLGAEGAKLFRDWIQQRVRDNMPYDQFVREIVASSGSNKENPAASYYKILRTPEDTMENTTHLFLGVRFNCNKCHDHPFERWTQDQYYQTSAYFARFALKADPAAGKAKIGGTAVEGAKPLYEVVYEKEDGEIKHERTGAIAPPVFPYACEHPMPETANRREQLAAWITAPDNQYFARSYVNRIWGYLTGVGIIEPIDDIRAGNPPTNPELLDFLTEGFVVSGFDTRHLMRLIANSRTYQLSVETNKWNEDDALNYSHATAKRLPAEVLYDAVHRVTGAESHIPGVPAGTRAAAIPDSGIKLTDGFLANFGRPSRESSCECERSSDLQLGPVMALVSGPTVGAAISDPKNALASIAQQNETPQALVDAIFLRVLNRHAKPGEVEAFETILSEIGADHETLAKTLAEREAWWQEERAKLEQKRLDQLASVEIERSDRIAAMKTERDQLEAARNERIAAATATQKAYVDKLDDHAAAWAQQHGDATSEWFLLEPSGLSASNGATLARQEDRSIVASGKAEKGKYVITVKTKLQGITGFRLEALPQAGVAGGGPGLPGNGNFVVTEFSVQAAAADKPKKLAKLKLKDAKADFTQSGFDPAQAIDGNAGDQKGWAISPAGGTVHWATFATEAPVGHPQGTILTFTLDQVHNAADHRLARFRLSATTDAQVQLGLPEPLLAIQSVASEQRSDEQKKRLRDYFAKIDAKLGELNKAIAAAKAPVPADPVVVSLDKRIAALKQPTPDDPKMLQLRLDLQQSQEQLANERLTATEDLTWALINSPAFLFNR; encoded by the coding sequence ATGCTCGTCGCCCCCCCGCTGCGCCGGATGATTCGACGCATGGTTCTGACGCTGGCAACCTTTGGTTTATTGAGTCCTCTGCTGGCGGAGCAACCGCCGCAAACGCCGATCGCTCAACCCAGCTTCGTTCGCGATATCGAACCGATCTTGCGGACGCAGTGCCAAGGCTGTCATCAACCGGCCAAACCGCAAGGCGATTACGAGATGACAGCTTTCGATGCGCTGCTCGCTGGCGGCGAGTCGGGCTCCGCGGCGATCGTTCCCGGCAAACCGGAAGAGAGCTCCCTGATTGAACTGATCACGCCGGCCGACGGTGTCGCCGAAATGCCTCGTGGTGGCAAGCCGTTGCACGAGGTCGAGATCGAAAAGATCCGCAACTGGATCGCCGCAGGTGCGGTCAACGATTCCCCTCCCGCTTCCGGCCCCATCTACTCCGCCGACAATCCACCCGTCTACAGCAAACCGCCCGTCGTCCCATCGATCGACTTCTCCCCCGATGGCAGCCTGTTGGCGATCGCTGGGTTTCATGAAGTCTTGTTATTGGAAACCGCCGACTTCACTCAAGTCGGCCGGCTGATCGGACTCAGCGAACGGATCGAATCGGTCCGCTTCTCTCCCGACGGAACGCGATTGGCTGTCGCCGGCGGCCTGCCATCGCGGTTGGGAGAGATCCAGGTTTGGGACGTCGAAAAAAGGACGCTTCTGCTGTCGCGTCCCGCCACGTTCGACACAGTCTACGGCGTCAGCTGGTCTCCCGATGGCAAGCTGATCGCGTTTGGCGGTGCCGATACGATCGTCCGTGCGATCGATGCCCAAACGGGCGAACAGCAACTGTTCCAAGGGGCCCACGACGATTGGGTCCGTGCGACAGCGTTCAGCAACGATGGCAAACATTTGGTCTCCGTCGGTCGCGACATGACCTGTAAATTGATCGAGGTCGAAACGGAGCGGTTTGTCGACAACATCACGTCGATCACGCCCGGTGCGCTCAGCGGTGGAGTCAACAGCGTGGTGATGCACCCTTCGCGCGATGAGATCTTCGTTGGCGGAGCGGATGGAATTGCCAAGGTCTACCGGATCTTCCGGCAGACCGCGCGGAAGATCGGCGATGATGCCAACCTGCTGAAAAAGTTGCCCGCGATGAAAGGGCGGATCTTCAGCGTCGATATCAGTGCCGATGGAACATTGTTAGCCGCCGCAGCGACTCTCGATGGCCACAGCGAGGTGCGGATCTTCAAGTACGTTCCCGAAGCCAAGTTCCCCGCCGCCATCAAAGCGATCCAAGCCAAACGCATCACGCAACGTTCCGCGGAAGAAAAGAAGAAGCTGGAAGACTACGTTTCGTCGTCGATCGATCAAGTTGCGCAAGTCGAGATCCCGGAAACGGCAGTCTACGCGATCGACTTCTCCGCGCAGGGGCTATTGGCCGTCGCGGGAGCCGACGGACTGATCCGGTTGCTGAATCCCGAAGATGGCTCGATCGCCAAAACCTTCGCGGCGGTCCCCCTTTCCGAAGCGGCATCGCCCGCAGCGATCGCCGCTGGCAGCCCGATGGCTTGGGCTGAATCGCGCAGCAAAAAACTGCCTGCCGGAAAGCCGGAATCAATCCCCGCCGACGCCAAGCTAACGGGGCTGGTGGCGTCGCCCGAGAAGATCCAGCTGACCGGCCCTTTCGCCTACGTGCAATTGATGGTGCAAGCCGAACTGGCCAACGGGGAACGTGTCGATGTCACGCGGATCGCCGACATGACGTTGACCGATCCCTTGGCGACGCTTTCCCCCGGCGGTCTGCTGCGTGGAAGTGCGGCGGGGGAAGCGGAGTTGATCGTGCGGTTGCAGGATCAAGAGCTGAGAATTCCCGTGGCGGTTGCCGATTTGGACTCCGCCGCGCCGATCGATTTCGTTCGTGATGTCGGTCCCGTGATGTCGCGACTTGGTTGCAATCAGGGAACGTGTCACGGAGCTCAGGATGGCAAGAACGGCTTCAAGTTGTCGCTGCGTGGTTACGACCCGCTGTTCGATATCCGTGCGTTGACCGACGACCTAGCCGCGCGACGCGTGAACATCGCTTCGCCCGAGAGTAGTTTGATGCTGATGAAGACGCTGGGCTTGGCGCCGCACGAAGGCGGCGTCTTGGTCAACGAAGGGGAACCGTATCACGAGATCATGCGACGGTGGATCGCTGAAGGGGCGCGGTTGAATCTCGAATCGGCGCGCGTCGCGAAGATCGACATCCTGCCGCAAAACCCCGTCGTACAACAGATCGGTTCGCGGCAACAGATTCGTGTCGTGGCGACCTACACCGACGGGGCGACTCGCGATGTCACGCAAGAAGCGTTTATCGAAAGCAGCAATACCGAAGTCGCCACGCGCGACATCACCGGTCTGATGACAGCGGTTCGACGGGGCGAAGCGGCAATCCTGGCTCGCTTCGAAGGAGCGTATGCCGCGACGACGTTGACCGTGATGGGAAATCGCGACGACTTCGTCTGGGAACAGCCCGAAACGTGGGGCCGCATCGATGAACTGGTCGCTGAAAAATGGCAGCGAATGAAAATCCAACCCTCGGGGCTCTGCAGCGATGAAGAGTTTGTCCGCCGCATACACTTGGACCTGACCGGGCTGCCACCAACCGCTGATCAAGTGCTGGCTTTCACCGGATCGGAGCTGCCGTCGCGGGAGAAGCGTCAACAATTGGTCGATCAATTGATCGGCAACGATGACTTCGTCGAGTATTGGTCGAACAAATGGGCCGACCTGTTGCAGGTCAATCGCAAGTTCTTGGGGGCCGAAGGGGCGAAGCTGTTCCGCGATTGGATCCAGCAGCGTGTCCGCGACAACATGCCGTACGATCAATTCGTTCGCGAGATCGTCGCTTCCAGCGGTTCCAACAAGGAGAACCCCGCAGCATCGTATTACAAGATTCTGCGGACTCCCGAAGACACGATGGAGAACACGACGCACCTCTTCTTGGGCGTTCGGTTCAACTGCAACAAGTGCCACGATCATCCCTTTGAACGCTGGACCCAGGACCAGTACTACCAGACGAGCGCCTACTTCGCACGCTTTGCGTTGAAAGCGGATCCGGCGGCGGGCAAAGCCAAAATCGGCGGAACCGCGGTCGAAGGTGCCAAGCCGTTGTACGAGGTCGTCTATGAGAAAGAGGATGGGGAGATCAAGCACGAGCGAACCGGAGCGATCGCACCGCCGGTCTTCCCGTATGCGTGCGAACATCCGATGCCCGAAACGGCAAACCGCCGCGAACAACTGGCCGCCTGGATCACCGCTCCCGACAACCAGTACTTCGCCCGCAGTTACGTCAATCGGATCTGGGGCTATCTGACCGGCGTCGGAATCATCGAACCGATCGACGACATCCGAGCTGGCAATCCGCCGACCAATCCCGAACTGCTCGACTTCTTGACCGAAGGGTTTGTCGTCAGCGGTTTTGATACCCGGCATCTGATGCGGTTGATCGCCAACAGCCGGACCTATCAATTGAGCGTGGAAACGAACAAGTGGAACGAAGACGATGCGCTGAACTACTCCCACGCGACGGCGAAGCGTTTGCCGGCGGAGGTGCTGTACGACGCGGTCCATCGCGTGACCGGGGCCGAATCGCACATCCCTGGCGTTCCGGCAGGCACCCGCGCTGCGGCGATTCCCGATTCGGGGATCAAGTTGACCGACGGCTTCCTGGCAAACTTTGGGCGTCCTTCGCGGGAGAGTTCCTGCGAGTGCGAACGCTCCAGCGATCTGCAGCTAGGGCCGGTGATGGCTTTGGTTAGTGGACCGACGGTCGGCGCCGCGATCTCCGACCCTAAAAACGCGTTGGCCTCGATCGCTCAACAAAACGAAACGCCACAAGCTTTGGTCGACGCGATCTTCCTTCGCGTTCTCAACCGACACGCCAAGCCGGGCGAAGTCGAAGCGTTTGAAACGATCTTGAGCGAGATCGGTGCCGACCACGAAACGTTAGCCAAAACACTCGCCGAGCGTGAAGCCTGGTGGCAGGAAGAGCGAGCCAAGTTGGAACAAAAGCGGTTGGATCAACTCGCATCGGTCGAAATAGAACGCTCCGATCGGATCGCCGCGATGAAAACGGAACGCGATCAATTGGAAGCGGCTCGCAACGAACGGATCGCCGCGGCGACGGCGACACAAAAAGCTTACGTCGACAAATTGGATGATCATGCGGCCGCCTGGGCTCAGCAACATGGGGATGCCACGTCGGAATGGTTCCTGTTGGAACCAAGCGGCCTGTCGGCTTCCAACGGAGCGACTCTAGCTCGCCAAGAAGACCGCTCGATCGTCGCCAGCGGCAAGGCGGAAAAAGGGAAATACGTGATCACGGTGAAGACCAAATTGCAGGGGATCACCGGATTCCGGCTCGAAGCGCTGCCGCAAGCTGGCGTCGCCGGAGGCGGACCGGGGTTGCCCGGCAATGGCAACTTTGTCGTCACCGAATTCAGTGTCCAAGCAGCCGCTGCGGATAAACCGAAAAAGCTAGCGAAGCTGAAGTTGAAGGATGCCAAAGCCGACTTCACGCAATCCGGCTTCGATCCCGCTCAAGCGATCGACGGTAACGCGGGGGATCAGAAAGGCTGGGCCATCTCGCCCGCCGGTGGCACCGTTCACTGGGCGACCTTCGCAACCGAAGCTCCCGTCGGGCATCCGCAAGGAACGATCCTCACGTTCACGTTGGATCAAGTTCACAACGCGGCGGATCATCGCTTGGCAAGGTTCCGTTTGAGTGCGACGACCGATGCCCAAGTGCAGCTGGGATTGCCCGAACCGCTGTTGGCGATCCAGTCGGTCGCGTCGGAGCAACGCTCCGACGAACAAAAGAAACGATTGCGAGACTACTTTGCCAAGATCGACGCGAAACTGGGTGAACTGAACAAGGCGATCGCGGCGGCCAAGGCTCCCGTTCCCGCCGATCCGGTCGTCGTGTCATTGGACAAACGGATCGCTGCTTTGAAACAGCCGACGCCGGACGATCCAAAGATGCTACAGCTGCGGCTCGATCTGCAACAGAGTCAAGAACAGTTGGCGAACGAGCGTTTGACGGCGACCGAAGATCTGACCTGGGCGCTGATCAACAGTCCGGCGTTTTTATTCAATCGGTAA
- a CDS encoding DUF1028 domain-containing protein: MRICLPLCCCLIALCSPTITSVAAQSPLENVPPVATYSIVAFDPQTQELGGAVQSKIPAVGAIVPWVKAGVGAIATQSFSNTQYGPDGLSLLAEGKTAAEAIEILTNDDPGRGRRQIGIVDATGNAATFTGEGCMAWAGGKTGRHYAVQGNILVSEEVVDAIAAGFEQSQGELATRLIDALQAGQAAGGEKRGMQSAALFIAREGWGYAGLNDRYRDIRVDDHADPITELRRVYQLHKQLFPTPQ, encoded by the coding sequence GTGAGAATTTGTCTCCCGCTGTGTTGCTGTCTGATCGCTCTCTGCTCGCCGACGATTACAAGCGTCGCGGCCCAGTCGCCGTTGGAAAACGTGCCGCCGGTGGCGACTTATTCGATCGTCGCCTTCGATCCACAGACGCAGGAGTTGGGGGGGGCGGTGCAGTCGAAAATTCCTGCCGTCGGCGCGATCGTGCCGTGGGTTAAAGCGGGCGTTGGTGCGATCGCGACGCAATCGTTTTCGAACACTCAGTACGGCCCCGACGGTTTGTCGCTGTTGGCCGAGGGGAAGACGGCTGCCGAGGCGATTGAAATCTTGACGAACGACGATCCCGGTCGCGGGCGACGCCAGATCGGGATCGTCGATGCCACCGGCAACGCGGCCACGTTTACGGGCGAAGGTTGCATGGCGTGGGCTGGCGGTAAAACGGGTCGACACTATGCAGTCCAAGGAAACATCTTGGTCTCGGAAGAAGTGGTCGATGCGATCGCTGCGGGCTTTGAACAATCGCAAGGCGAACTGGCGACGCGATTGATCGACGCACTCCAAGCCGGCCAAGCAGCTGGCGGCGAGAAGCGGGGAATGCAATCGGCGGCGTTGTTCATCGCTCGCGAAGGCTGGGGATACGCCGGTTTGAACGATCGCTACCGCGACATCCGCGTCGACGACCACGCCGATCCGATCACTGAACTGCGGCGAGTGTATCAGTTGCACAAGCAGCTGTTTCCCACACCACAGTAA
- a CDS encoding WD40 repeat domain-containing protein yields the protein MKSITLKEKHRHKLPMGILSMALLPDGVGLVAGCMDGVYLTSIDKSREPKLLYSHGNYVSSVVSLGGDTIVSAGYDGTARWFDLAEQKLTDSVKLHDFWSWDMTASPDGKHLASVTGQYLAGGYKYEPQEESEPSIRVVDVASKQIVHSLPHVPSVQSVAISPDNQFVAAGNLMGEVRIYRIADGELVSQWTTSDFTSWGIIKSHCYLGGIFAMQFSRDGKHLLLAGMGPMRDPMAGNGKQLWQKWDWQAAEPKMIDQTHEGDAGEGLMETLAVHPSGEMFAMGGRLRGGDWNVALFDMQTGDRMAILKLGFRATEATFTPDGKHLVIVGTQGQPSKPKPKGDGFPDFGRVEVFAIESEAT from the coding sequence ATGAAATCAATCACACTCAAAGAAAAGCATCGCCACAAACTGCCGATGGGCATCTTGTCGATGGCGTTGTTGCCCGACGGCGTGGGACTCGTGGCGGGGTGTATGGATGGTGTCTACCTGACCTCGATCGATAAATCGCGCGAACCCAAGCTGCTCTACTCTCACGGTAATTATGTCAGCAGCGTCGTCTCGCTCGGTGGCGATACGATCGTCTCAGCCGGATACGACGGGACCGCACGCTGGTTTGATCTTGCGGAACAGAAGCTCACCGATTCGGTCAAGCTGCACGACTTCTGGTCCTGGGACATGACCGCCTCGCCCGATGGAAAGCACCTCGCATCGGTCACCGGTCAGTATCTTGCTGGCGGCTACAAATACGAACCGCAGGAAGAATCGGAGCCTTCGATTCGCGTGGTCGATGTCGCATCGAAGCAGATCGTCCACAGCCTGCCTCATGTGCCATCGGTCCAATCGGTTGCGATCAGTCCCGACAATCAATTTGTCGCTGCCGGAAATTTGATGGGCGAGGTCCGCATCTATCGCATCGCGGATGGCGAATTGGTCTCCCAGTGGACGACGTCCGATTTCACCAGTTGGGGCATCATCAAGAGTCATTGTTATCTGGGCGGGATCTTTGCGATGCAATTCAGCCGCGACGGCAAGCACTTGCTGCTGGCGGGGATGGGGCCGATGCGTGATCCGATGGCGGGAAATGGTAAACAGTTGTGGCAGAAGTGGGACTGGCAGGCTGCCGAACCGAAGATGATCGATCAAACGCACGAGGGAGACGCCGGCGAAGGACTGATGGAAACCTTGGCGGTTCATCCATCGGGCGAGATGTTTGCGATGGGAGGCCGCTTGCGTGGCGGCGATTGGAACGTCGCCCTGTTCGATATGCAGACCGGCGATCGCATGGCGATTCTGAAACTAGGGTTCCGCGCCACCGAAGCGACTTTCACCCCCGATGGCAAGCACTTGGTGATCGTCGGAACGCAGGGACAGCCCTCCAAACCCAAACCCAAAGGCGATGGCTTTCCTGATTTTGGACGCGTCGAAGTCTTCGCGATCGAAAGCGAAGCCACGTAA
- a CDS encoding DUF1501 domain-containing protein yields MKHTHKTCGSPEHLLHRRLFLQGTMAASAASVASFNGLFSVPALADETKRRGKKCILLWLCGAPSQFETWDPKPGTPFSGPFGAIPTNLPGVQISSLMPKCAGIMDKLAVIRSMSTEPGEHFQGIDVLTRGDKPRQPFVRPILGSVVAEQLGHLDSPVPQFILLDPCPEGNEFKGFKAGNWAGWLGAQYGPVRAGGEYSIPNLNKLDTISDIDHQDREALRSFFSKKYENDRRSQAAGSLNAAFDRVKGLMSCAPLFDLNSLPEADRQRYGAGAFAQHALQARHLIENGSTFVMVANGMPWDNHVFQHEMHQMLVPELDNVLYQLVTDLEDRGMLEDTLVIAMGEFGRSPWLNAARGRDHYPKAWSLAMAGGGIRGGVVHGATDPLGHEVAEDAVDNRQLFATIFAALGIDPHEEYDLPDLPTFSRVEDGVAPIEQLLV; encoded by the coding sequence ATGAAACATACACACAAAACCTGCGGTAGTCCCGAGCACTTGTTGCATCGTCGTTTGTTCCTGCAGGGGACGATGGCGGCCAGCGCAGCGTCGGTCGCCAGCTTCAACGGCCTGTTCTCGGTCCCCGCGCTTGCCGATGAAACGAAACGCCGGGGCAAGAAGTGTATTCTTCTGTGGCTGTGTGGTGCGCCCAGCCAGTTCGAAACCTGGGATCCCAAGCCGGGGACTCCTTTCAGTGGTCCCTTCGGCGCGATCCCGACCAATCTGCCCGGAGTACAGATCAGTTCGTTGATGCCAAAGTGTGCGGGGATCATGGACAAGTTGGCGGTGATCCGCAGCATGAGCACCGAACCGGGCGAACACTTTCAAGGGATCGATGTGCTGACGCGAGGCGATAAGCCGCGGCAGCCGTTTGTTCGTCCGATCCTTGGTTCGGTGGTGGCGGAGCAATTGGGACATCTGGACAGTCCGGTTCCGCAGTTCATTCTGTTGGACCCATGTCCGGAGGGGAACGAATTCAAAGGCTTCAAGGCGGGGAACTGGGCCGGTTGGTTGGGAGCACAATATGGTCCGGTGCGAGCCGGCGGCGAATATTCGATTCCAAATTTGAATAAGCTCGATACGATCTCGGACATCGACCACCAGGATCGCGAGGCGCTGCGAAGTTTCTTCAGCAAGAAATACGAAAACGATCGCCGCAGCCAAGCTGCGGGCTCGCTGAACGCGGCCTTCGATCGGGTCAAGGGACTTATGAGTTGTGCGCCATTGTTCGATCTAAACTCTTTGCCCGAAGCGGATCGCCAGCGATACGGAGCCGGTGCGTTTGCACAGCACGCGTTGCAGGCGCGGCACTTGATCGAAAACGGATCGACGTTTGTGATGGTCGCCAACGGCATGCCTTGGGACAACCATGTCTTCCAGCACGAGATGCATCAGATGCTGGTCCCCGAATTGGACAACGTCTTGTACCAATTGGTGACCGATCTGGAGGATCGAGGGATGTTGGAAGATACGTTGGTGATCGCGATGGGAGAGTTTGGGCGGTCGCCTTGGTTGAACGCAGCTCGCGGACGCGATCACTATCCCAAAGCATGGAGCTTGGCGATGGCGGGGGGCGGAATTCGTGGCGGCGTCGTGCATGGTGCGACCGATCCGCTGGGGCATGAGGTGGCTGAGGATGCAGTCGACAACCGGCAACTGTTTGCCACGATCTTCGCAGCCTTGGGGATCGATCCACATGAGGAGTACGACCTTCCCGACCTGCCGACATTTTCACGTGTTGAAGACGGGGTCGCCCCGATCGAACAACTGTTGGTTTGA